One part of the Candidatus Methylacidithermus pantelleriae genome encodes these proteins:
- a CDS encoding cupredoxin domain-containing protein, with translation MVEKIERVYVWACIVLLISLFGLIILASALFHRSLPYSSQPILPRPNEPLILRVYQTSPFQAPGVHQVGPGIVQAAIVAQAWSFNPPRLEIPTKTRVLFIATSADVTHGLIIPGTPINMMLIPGHVTQELYQFDRPGIYPMICHEYCGLFHQDMTGEILVR, from the coding sequence ATGGTTGAGAAGATTGAACGAGTATATGTGTGGGCATGTATTGTGCTTCTCATTAGCCTTTTTGGTCTCATTATTCTTGCTAGCGCACTCTTTCATCGCTCGCTTCCTTACTCTTCTCAACCGATTCTTCCCCGCCCCAATGAACCCCTCATCCTGAGGGTCTATCAAACTTCCCCGTTTCAGGCTCCAGGCGTCCATCAGGTTGGCCCCGGCATTGTCCAAGCCGCGATTGTGGCCCAAGCCTGGTCTTTCAATCCTCCGCGCCTAGAGATCCCTACAAAGACCCGGGTTCTTTTTATCGCAACCTCCGCCGACGTCACTCATGGGCTTATCATTCCGGGAACCCCGATTAATATGATGCTCATCCCAGGACACGTCACCCAGGAACTTTACCAGTTCGATCGACCTGGAATCTATCCAATGATTTGTCACGAATACTGTGGCCTTTTTCACCAAGACATGACAGGGGAAATCCTTGTACGATGA
- a CDS encoding cbb3-type cytochrome c oxidase subunit I has product MTTGSRYSEAVFDLSESHKRVCQYTLVTGLIALSLGIVNGLAQAINYAGIDLFQYFPGMRTYYQGLTAHGIFNAFVLTFAFSNCFVSLVVEAALGVAIPLSLLWSAFGALFLGATLAAFSIFQGSSNVLYTFYPPFQASPLFYAGLALLVISTWITSIGLFVTLATWRKNNPTQRIPLPAFLGVVTYIFWDISSAGVAIEVVAFLLPWSLGLLPGIDPGLSRSLFWYTGHPIVYFWLLPVYLSWYTMVPKLAGGQLLSDRMARIAFLFFLLTIPVGFHHQYVDPHVPVELKLVTTFLTFAVMIPSFMTAFSVLYALEIAGRARGGKGLLGWFFKLPWDEPALVPQLLGMIAFLGGGITGLMNASYTMNLKIHNTTFVPGHFHLTLGTAVALSYGGIGCWLVPYLCRRTLINRQLPLVGAWIYFIGVLLFARGEISGGLAGMPRRTALSIAHYPPLPGWKLAGTLTALGGSLMFIGMALILATLLLTFFLGKAQKQEERRIPFCSVLLGPSSTGWEIWLDRLWFWTLAALVLTGIVYGDYFLFHAWPPHLEIGPFKSF; this is encoded by the coding sequence ATGACCACGGGAAGCCGTTACTCAGAAGCAGTCTTTGACCTATCCGAATCCCACAAACGGGTGTGCCAGTACACACTTGTTACAGGACTGATTGCACTTTCCCTTGGGATCGTCAACGGCTTGGCCCAGGCCATCAACTACGCAGGAATCGATCTATTTCAATATTTCCCGGGAATGCGAACCTACTATCAGGGCCTTACGGCGCACGGGATTTTTAATGCCTTTGTCTTAACCTTCGCCTTCTCAAACTGCTTTGTCTCGCTTGTGGTCGAAGCCGCCCTTGGGGTTGCCATCCCCCTCTCGCTTTTATGGAGCGCTTTTGGAGCCCTTTTCTTAGGGGCTACACTTGCGGCTTTTTCCATCTTCCAAGGAAGTTCCAACGTTCTGTATACCTTCTACCCTCCCTTTCAGGCTAGCCCCCTCTTTTACGCAGGACTCGCTCTTCTTGTGATAAGCACTTGGATTACGTCGATTGGACTCTTTGTGACCCTAGCCACGTGGAGGAAAAACAACCCCACACAGCGCATCCCCCTGCCTGCTTTTCTAGGAGTCGTCACGTATATCTTCTGGGACATCTCGTCTGCGGGCGTCGCCATTGAGGTCGTGGCTTTCCTTTTACCGTGGTCCCTTGGCCTCCTTCCCGGAATTGACCCAGGTCTTTCTCGCTCCCTTTTCTGGTACACAGGGCATCCCATCGTGTACTTCTGGCTCCTTCCGGTTTATCTATCCTGGTACACCATGGTGCCCAAGCTGGCCGGCGGCCAACTCTTAAGCGACCGCATGGCCCGAATCGCCTTTCTTTTCTTTCTTTTAACGATCCCTGTAGGATTCCATCACCAATATGTCGATCCCCATGTTCCGGTAGAGCTCAAACTTGTTACGACCTTTCTCACATTTGCAGTTATGATACCCAGTTTCATGACCGCCTTTTCCGTCCTGTATGCACTCGAGATTGCTGGGCGGGCTCGGGGTGGAAAAGGTCTTCTCGGTTGGTTCTTCAAACTCCCTTGGGATGAGCCAGCGTTGGTCCCGCAGCTTCTCGGAATGATCGCCTTTTTAGGAGGTGGGATTACGGGACTCATGAACGCAAGTTATACAATGAACTTAAAGATTCATAACACGACTTTTGTTCCTGGCCACTTTCACTTAACCCTCGGTACAGCGGTCGCCCTTTCCTATGGCGGAATTGGGTGCTGGTTGGTCCCCTATCTTTGCAGGAGAACTTTGATTAACCGGCAACTCCCTCTGGTGGGCGCATGGATCTATTTTATAGGGGTTTTACTTTTCGCGCGTGGGGAAATTTCGGGAGGACTTGCCGGGATGCCACGCCGGACAGCCTTATCCATTGCCCACTACCCGCCCCTGCCCGGCTGGAAACTCGCAGGCACGCTAACCGCCCTCGGGGGTTCCCTCATGTTTATCGGAATGGCGCTTATTTTAGCAACCCTGCTTCTTACATTCTTTCTGGGGAAAGCGCAAAAGCAAGAAGAGCGAAGAATCCCGTTTTGCAGTGTGCTTCTGGGACCCTCCTCTACAGGGTGGGAGATTTGGTTAGATCGGTTATGGTTCTGGACACTGGCAGCATTGGTCCTTACGGGAATCGTCTACGGAGATTACTTTCTTTTCCACGCTTGGCCACCTCACCTAGAGATTGGGCCCTTTAAATCCTTTTAA
- a CDS encoding DUF72 domain-containing protein, which yields MSKIFIGTASWTDPTLLESGWYPPEVSTAEERLRYYARSFSLVEVDATFYALPSLRNVQAWVNRTPAGFRFDVKAFRAFTQHWIPPESLPRDLRSEVGSPPRETGWYLEELGSDVQEELWRRFVTALEPLRAGAKLGVLLFQFPPWFVCRSIHRTWVERCVDRLQGFSLAIEFRHKSWWEGVRGRETLRWERELGVVNVVVDEPQGFPSSVPAVWEATSHHFAMVRLHGRNRETWVKKGLSTAAERFKYLYTEEELGALIDPILRLSHQVTETHVIFNNCYRDYGVRNASQCQEILTRVLHQSDKTGQA from the coding sequence GTGTCAAAAATCTTTATTGGCACGGCGTCTTGGACAGACCCAACCCTTTTGGAATCGGGCTGGTACCCTCCAGAAGTTTCTACTGCCGAAGAACGCCTTCGGTACTACGCAAGAAGTTTCTCCCTGGTCGAGGTGGATGCCACCTTTTATGCCTTGCCTTCGCTTCGCAATGTGCAGGCATGGGTGAATCGAACCCCGGCAGGTTTTCGTTTCGATGTCAAGGCCTTTCGGGCATTCACCCAGCACTGGATTCCGCCGGAAAGTCTTCCCAGAGATTTGCGGTCGGAAGTAGGATCTCCCCCGAGGGAAACGGGCTGGTACTTGGAAGAGCTAGGATCGGACGTACAAGAGGAACTGTGGAGGCGGTTCGTCACAGCGTTGGAGCCCCTGCGGGCAGGGGCAAAATTAGGCGTGCTCCTTTTTCAGTTTCCCCCTTGGTTTGTTTGCCGCTCCATCCATCGGACCTGGGTCGAGCGTTGTGTGGATCGGTTACAAGGATTTTCTTTGGCCATTGAATTTCGTCACAAAAGTTGGTGGGAAGGGGTCCGTGGGCGCGAAACGCTACGCTGGGAACGAGAGCTGGGGGTAGTTAACGTAGTGGTGGATGAGCCCCAGGGATTTCCCAGCAGCGTTCCGGCGGTTTGGGAGGCGACTTCCCACCATTTTGCGATGGTGCGACTCCACGGGAGGAACCGCGAGACCTGGGTGAAAAAGGGTCTTTCGACGGCAGCAGAACGGTTTAAGTACCTCTATACGGAGGAGGAGCTAGGGGCATTGATCGATCCCATCCTACGTTTGAGCCACCAGGTGACCGAAACCCATGTCATTTTCAATAACTGTTACCGAGACTACGGCGTACGCAATGCTTCTCAATGTCAGGAGATTCTAACGCGCGTGCTACATCAATCCGATAAAACAGGCCAAGCCTAA